The Lutibacter sp. Hel_I_33_5 genome has a window encoding:
- the glpQ gene encoding glycerophosphodiester phosphodiesterase, whose product MKKFILLLIIIFGCKTPENKSDFMKQKIVIAHRGASGYLPEHTIEAKAMAHAMNVDFIEQDLVLSKDDVPIVIHDIYLDDVTDVAEKFPTRKRKDNRFYVIDFTFEELKTLQVSERFDPKTGEQIYKNRFPKNTGNFKLHSLQDEIELIQGLNKSTHKNIGIYPEIKEPEFHKKEGKNLSETVLKVLSDYGYKTKKDNCILQCFDAKELERIRVKLKSELFLVQLIEFPEETKQLNYFATYADGIGPWYKQILDKKVDGKFTFTSLVFDAHELGLKVHSYTFRADALDEFSSFEEMMQTLLIEADVDGVFTDFPDLVVDFLN is encoded by the coding sequence ATGAAGAAATTCATTCTTTTACTAATAATTATATTTGGTTGTAAAACCCCTGAAAATAAATCAGATTTTATGAAACAGAAAATTGTTATTGCCCACAGAGGCGCTTCTGGTTATTTGCCAGAACACACTATAGAAGCAAAAGCAATGGCACATGCAATGAATGTTGATTTTATTGAGCAAGATTTGGTCTTAAGCAAAGATGATGTGCCAATTGTAATTCATGATATTTATTTGGATGATGTTACAGATGTTGCGGAAAAATTTCCAACAAGAAAAAGAAAAGACAATCGATTTTATGTAATTGATTTTACCTTTGAAGAATTAAAAACATTACAAGTTTCAGAACGTTTTGATCCTAAAACTGGAGAGCAAATTTATAAAAACAGGTTTCCAAAAAATACAGGAAATTTTAAATTACATTCTTTGCAAGATGAAATTGAATTGATTCAAGGTTTAAATAAATCAACTCATAAAAACATTGGAATTTATCCAGAAATTAAGGAGCCAGAATTTCATAAAAAAGAAGGTAAAAATTTGTCAGAAACTGTCTTGAAAGTTTTGTCAGATTATGGATATAAAACAAAAAAAGACAATTGTATTTTACAATGTTTTGATGCAAAAGAATTAGAAAGAATTCGTGTAAAGTTAAAATCAGAATTGTTTTTAGTACAGTTAATTGAATTTCCAGAAGAAACCAAACAGTTGAACTATTTTGCAACCTACGCAGACGGAATTGGACCTTGGTACAAACAAATTTTAGATAAAAAAGTTGATGGTAAATTTACGTTTACTTCCTTAGTTTTTGATGCGCACGAATTAGGGTTAAAAGTACATTCCTATACTTTTAGAGCAGATGCTTTAGATGAATTTTCTTCTTTTGAAGAAATGATGCAAACGTTGTTAATAGAAGCTGACGTTGATGGTGTTTTTACAGATTTTCCTGATTTGGTTGTTGATTTTTTGAATTAG
- the hflX gene encoding GTPase HflX encodes MIDAKKVTSEKAVLIGIISQQQNEIQSEEYLDELEFLTLTAGGVSVKRFVQKMERPNPKTFLGTGKLEEVSQFIQSNNIGTAIFDDELSPAQLRNIEKILDCKILDRTNLILDIFAQRAQTNSAKTQVELAQCQYLLPRLTRLWTHLDKQKGGIGMRGPGETEIETDRRIIRDKITLLKKRLIIIDKQMATQRKNRGKMVRVALVGYTNVGKSTLMNVISKSDVFAENKLFATLDTTVRKVVIKNIPFLMTDTVGFIRKLPTQLVESFKSTLDEVREADLLLHVVDISHPNFEDHIASVNTILDDIKCADKPTLMVFNKIDAYKHETIDDDDLVTERSKIHYTLEDWKNTWMNDLEKESIFISALNKDNLDAFKEKAYEEVKKIHIQRFPYNDFLYYEYKEEE; translated from the coding sequence ATGATCGATGCTAAAAAAGTAACATCTGAGAAAGCTGTTTTAATCGGAATTATCTCTCAGCAACAAAATGAAATTCAGTCTGAAGAATATTTAGATGAGTTAGAGTTTTTAACCTTAACTGCTGGAGGAGTTTCCGTAAAACGTTTTGTTCAAAAAATGGAAAGACCTAATCCTAAAACTTTTTTAGGAACAGGAAAGCTTGAAGAAGTAAGTCAATTTATTCAATCTAATAATATTGGAACTGCCATTTTTGATGATGAACTTTCGCCTGCGCAATTACGAAATATCGAAAAGATTTTAGATTGTAAAATTTTAGATAGAACCAATTTAATCTTGGATATTTTTGCGCAAAGAGCACAAACAAACTCAGCTAAAACACAAGTAGAATTAGCACAATGTCAGTATTTATTACCAAGATTAACACGTCTTTGGACTCACCTCGACAAACAAAAAGGTGGTATTGGAATGCGTGGTCCTGGAGAAACAGAAATTGAAACTGATAGACGTATTATTCGTGATAAAATTACCCTTTTAAAGAAACGATTAATCATTATTGATAAACAAATGGCAACGCAACGTAAAAACCGTGGAAAAATGGTTAGAGTTGCTTTAGTGGGTTATACCAATGTTGGAAAGTCTACGTTGATGAATGTGATTAGTAAAAGTGATGTTTTTGCAGAAAATAAATTGTTTGCTACACTGGATACTACCGTTAGAAAAGTTGTGATTAAGAACATTCCATTTCTAATGACAGACACGGTTGGGTTTATTAGAAAACTTCCTACTCAATTAGTAGAATCGTTTAAATCTACTTTAGATGAAGTTCGTGAGGCTGACTTATTATTGCATGTAGTAGATATTTCTCATCCAAATTTTGAAGATCATATTGCTTCTGTAAACACTATTTTAGATGATATAAAATGTGCAGACAAACCTACTTTAATGGTTTTTAATAAAATTGATGCATATAAACATGAAACGATTGACGATGATGATTTAGTAACTGAAAGAAGTAAAATTCATTATACGTTAGAAGATTGGAAAAATACTTGGATGAATGATTTAGAAAAAGAATCGATCTTTATTTCTGCTTTAAACAAGGATAATTTGGATGCTTTTAAAGAAAAAGCTTATGAAGAAGTGAAGAAAATTCACATTCAACGTTTTCCTTATAATGACTTTTTATATTATGAGTACAAAGAGGAAGAATAG
- a CDS encoding DUF3078 domain-containing protein, which produces MKKISLLFLFAFLVNTIKAQTVDELKKELAKKNSEIGKLQGEANAIQGKIDQFPGWKYGAFGTFGMNVSGFNNWYAQGAPNTSAGNIGIVGSGYANLDEDKYFWRNSLNVNLSWVKNDNTDISTDSDSFNGTNDVFTLSSLYGYKLSDKLAVSALGEYRTTLINNFNDPGYLDIGAGITWTPIKNLVVVFHPLNYNWVFASTNNIFVSSAGTKIFADYTTKFGAVNYKSNLSAFQSYRSTDFSNWAWINSFGYTLWKGIGLGFEFGLRKSKQEALKNTLITIPAATFNTVDNKLQSYWLFGINYSI; this is translated from the coding sequence ATGAAAAAAATATCATTATTATTTTTATTTGCTTTTTTAGTAAATACAATAAAAGCTCAAACGGTTGATGAGTTAAAAAAAGAACTTGCAAAGAAAAATAGCGAGATAGGAAAATTACAAGGGGAAGCTAATGCAATACAAGGTAAAATAGATCAATTTCCAGGTTGGAAATATGGAGCTTTTGGTACATTTGGTATGAATGTTTCAGGATTTAACAATTGGTATGCTCAAGGAGCACCAAACACTTCTGCTGGGAATATAGGTATAGTTGGTAGTGGTTATGCAAATTTAGATGAAGATAAGTATTTTTGGAGAAATTCTTTGAATGTAAATCTTTCTTGGGTAAAAAATGATAACACAGACATATCCACAGATAGTGATAGTTTTAATGGAACAAATGATGTTTTTACGTTAAGTTCATTATATGGATATAAACTATCTGATAAATTGGCAGTTTCTGCTTTAGGAGAATATAGAACTACATTAATTAATAATTTTAATGACCCAGGTTATCTAGATATAGGGGCTGGTATTACTTGGACTCCAATTAAAAATTTAGTTGTTGTGTTTCATCCATTAAATTATAACTGGGTTTTTGCATCAACAAACAATATTTTTGTTTCATCTGCGGGTACTAAAATCTTTGCTGACTATACTACAAAATTTGGTGCTGTAAACTATAAATCTAACTTATCAGCTTTCCAAAGTTATAGAAGTACTGATTTTTCTAACTGGGCTTGGATTAACTCTTTTGGTTATACTTTATGGAAAGGTATTGGTTTAGGATTTGAGTTTGGTTTAAGAAAAAGTAAACAAGAAGCTTTAAAAAATACATTGATTACTATTCCTGCTGCAACGTTTAATACAGTAGATAATAAATTACAATCATATTGGTTATTTGGAATCAATTATTCAATATAA
- the polA gene encoding DNA polymerase I: protein MADQKRLFLLDAFALIFRGYYAFIKNPRINSKGMDVSAILGFTNSLLDVIKRERPDHLAVCFDRGGSVARKEAFPEYKANRQETPEAIKIAVPYIEQILKAMNIPAVVKEGFEADDIIGTLAKKAEKEGYKTFMVTPDKDFAQLVSENIFMYRPRFGGGYETWGIPEVQEKFGVERPEQVIDFLGMMGDSVDNIPGLPGVGEKTAKKFLAAYGSMENLLANTADLKGKMKEKVEANGELGILSKELATIMLDVPVDFNQEDFEMCQPNIEATKEIFTELEFRRLTDNFLKTFGASENASASTSVQKENITSSSVENSSKKTATPSGANATGQFDLFAAPGTGNITETEIASGYKTIKNTNHFYQHINTSLSRKLLLNKLMQQKSVCFDTETTGLKALEVELIGIAFSYETGKGYYVSFPENQEETKTILEEFRPFFEAAEIEKIGHNIKYDIKVLSNYNMPVKGRLFDTMIAHYLINPDMRHGMDVLAETYLNYQPVSITELIGKKGKNQLSMRVVPVEDQTEYAVEDADITLQLKEHFTKELESGNVTKLFNDIETPLVSVLTAMEIEGINLNTEFLNKLSVDLKDDINRLEKNIYEQAGEEFNIASPKQLGIVLFENMKLVDKPKKTKTGQYKTGEDILSFLAKDHQIIRDIQEYRQYKKLQSTYVDALPNELNPKTKRVHTAYAQAVAATGRLSSNNPNLQNIPIRTKRGQEVRKAFIPRDENHVLVAADYSQIELRIIAALSEEETMINAFKNGEDIHASTAAKVFNVSLDEVTREQRSNAKTVNFGIVYGVSAFGLSNQTDLSRKEAKALIDTYYETYPKLRNYMAEQVDFARENGYVETVLNRRRYLKNINSQNAIVRGASERNAVNAPIQGSAADIIKLAMINIHNRFEKENFKSKMLLQVHDELVFDVPKDELETIKPIIKEEMENAFKMTVPLDVEVGVGDNWLQAH, encoded by the coding sequence ATGGCAGACCAAAAACGATTATTTCTACTTGATGCATTCGCATTAATTTTTAGAGGATATTACGCATTTATAAAAAACCCAAGAATCAATTCTAAAGGCATGGATGTTTCCGCCATTTTAGGATTTACAAATTCTTTGTTAGACGTTATAAAACGTGAAAGACCCGATCATTTAGCGGTTTGTTTTGATCGTGGTGGATCTGTGGCAAGAAAAGAGGCTTTTCCAGAATATAAAGCCAACCGACAAGAAACGCCTGAAGCTATAAAAATTGCCGTTCCGTATATAGAACAAATTTTAAAAGCCATGAATATTCCTGCCGTTGTAAAAGAGGGTTTTGAGGCTGATGATATTATTGGTACGCTTGCCAAAAAAGCTGAAAAAGAAGGCTATAAAACTTTTATGGTAACACCAGATAAAGATTTTGCTCAATTAGTTTCTGAAAATATTTTTATGTACCGTCCACGTTTTGGTGGTGGTTATGAAACTTGGGGAATTCCTGAAGTACAAGAAAAATTTGGCGTAGAAAGACCAGAACAAGTCATCGATTTTTTAGGAATGATGGGAGATTCTGTAGATAATATTCCTGGTTTACCAGGTGTTGGTGAAAAAACGGCTAAAAAGTTTTTAGCGGCTTATGGTTCTATGGAAAATTTATTAGCAAATACTGCTGATTTAAAAGGAAAAATGAAGGAAAAAGTTGAAGCAAATGGCGAACTTGGAATTCTTTCAAAAGAACTAGCAACCATTATGCTAGATGTTCCTGTTGATTTTAATCAGGAAGATTTTGAAATGTGTCAACCTAATATTGAAGCTACTAAAGAAATTTTTACGGAATTAGAATTTAGAAGATTAACCGATAATTTCTTAAAAACATTTGGAGCTTCAGAAAACGCTTCGGCTTCAACCAGCGTCCAAAAAGAGAATATCACTTCGAGTTCAGTTGAGAATTCTAGCAAAAAAACAGCAACTCCTTCAGGAGCAAATGCAACTGGTCAGTTTGATTTATTCGCTGCGCCTGGAACTGGAAATATTACTGAAACTGAAATTGCATCAGGATATAAAACCATTAAAAATACCAATCATTTTTATCAGCATATAAATACTTCTCTTTCTAGAAAATTATTACTCAATAAATTGATGCAACAAAAATCGGTTTGTTTTGATACAGAAACCACGGGTTTAAAAGCCTTGGAAGTCGAGTTAATCGGAATTGCGTTTTCTTACGAAACTGGAAAAGGGTATTATGTTTCTTTTCCTGAAAATCAAGAAGAGACAAAAACTATTTTAGAAGAGTTTCGCCCGTTTTTTGAAGCTGCAGAAATTGAAAAAATTGGACACAATATAAAATATGACATCAAGGTTTTATCAAACTATAATATGCCTGTAAAAGGCAGGTTATTTGATACCATGATAGCGCATTATCTTATCAATCCAGACATGCGTCACGGAATGGATGTTTTGGCTGAGACCTATTTAAATTATCAACCCGTTTCTATCACAGAATTGATTGGTAAAAAAGGCAAGAATCAACTTTCTATGCGAGTTGTTCCTGTTGAAGATCAAACAGAATATGCAGTTGAAGATGCCGATATCACATTGCAATTAAAAGAACATTTTACCAAAGAATTAGAAAGCGGAAATGTCACTAAATTATTTAACGATATTGAAACTCCATTGGTTTCAGTTTTAACTGCCATGGAAATTGAAGGAATTAATCTAAACACCGAATTTTTAAACAAACTTTCTGTTGATTTAAAAGATGATATTAATCGTTTAGAAAAAAACATTTACGAACAAGCTGGCGAAGAATTTAATATCGCTTCTCCTAAACAATTAGGAATTGTTTTGTTTGAAAACATGAAATTGGTTGACAAACCTAAAAAGACAAAAACTGGTCAATATAAAACAGGAGAAGATATTTTATCTTTCTTAGCAAAAGATCATCAAATTATTAGAGATATTCAAGAATATCGTCAGTATAAAAAATTACAAAGTACCTATGTAGATGCGCTGCCAAACGAATTAAATCCGAAGACGAAAAGAGTGCACACAGCCTATGCACAAGCTGTTGCTGCAACAGGTCGATTGAGTTCTAATAATCCGAATTTACAGAACATACCGATTAGAACTAAACGTGGACAAGAAGTGCGAAAAGCATTTATTCCTAGAGATGAAAATCATGTGTTGGTTGCGGCGGATTATAGTCAAATAGAATTACGAATTATCGCAGCGTTAAGCGAGGAAGAAACGATGATTAATGCTTTTAAAAATGGTGAAGATATTCATGCTTCTACTGCTGCTAAAGTATTTAATGTTTCTTTAGATGAAGTGACTCGCGAACAGCGTAGTAATGCAAAAACGGTTAATTTTGGAATTGTTTATGGTGTTTCTGCTTTTGGATTAAGTAATCAAACGGATTTATCTAGAAAAGAAGCGAAAGCGTTGATTGATACGTATTATGAAACCTATCCGAAACTTCGAAATTACATGGCGGAACAAGTCGATTTTGCCCGTGAAAATGGCTATGTAGAAACGGTTTTAAACAGACGTAGGTATTTAAAAAACATCAATTCACAAAATGCAATTGTACGTGGTGCATCCGAAAGAAATGCGGTGAATGCTCCTATTCAAGGTTCTGCTGCTGATATTATTAAATTAGCGATGATTAACATTCATAATCGATTTGAAAAAGAAAATTTTAAATCGAAAATGCTATTGCAAGTTCATGATGAATTAGTTTTTGATGTTCCTAAAGACGAATTAGAAACAATAAAACCAATCATAAAAGAAGAAATGGAAAACGCCTTTAAAATGACAGTTCCGTTAGATGTTGAAGTTGGTGTTGGTGATAATTGGTTGCAAGCGCATTAA
- a CDS encoding metal-dependent hydrolase, which produces MASVFGHAVAAIAIGSSFPKIKQSGKFWLICIICALLPDLDVIGFNFGISYSSFWGHRGFSHSIFFAVFNGLLVATIFYYSLFKSDKKKFLLLSFCFFLCTISHSLLDALTTGGRGVALLSPFDNTRYFFPWKVIKVSPIGISKFFSEWGLKVLISELKWIGVPSLVYILGMKILKK; this is translated from the coding sequence ATGGCTTCTGTTTTTGGTCATGCCGTTGCAGCAATTGCTATTGGATCTTCATTTCCTAAAATCAAACAATCTGGTAAGTTTTGGTTGATTTGTATTATTTGTGCCCTTTTACCAGATTTAGATGTCATCGGATTTAATTTTGGAATTTCTTACAGTTCATTTTGGGGACATCGTGGATTTTCCCATTCCATCTTTTTTGCAGTTTTTAATGGACTTTTAGTTGCTACAATTTTTTATTATTCACTTTTTAAAAGCGATAAGAAAAAGTTTCTATTATTAAGTTTTTGTTTCTTTTTATGTACAATTTCTCACAGTTTATTAGATGCCTTAACTACTGGAGGTAGAGGAGTTGCATTATTGAGTCCATTTGATAACACACGTTATTTTTTTCCTTGGAAAGTGATAAAAGTATCACCAATAGGAATCTCAAAATTCTTTTCTGAATGGGGGTTAAAAGTACTTATTAGTGAATTAAAATGGATAGGAGTTCCTAGTTTGGTTTATATTCTTGGAATGAAAATTTTAAAAAAGTAA
- a CDS encoding endonuclease/exonuclease/phosphatase family protein, producing the protein MFPSISSSKQKKSITTIGFYNVENLFDVVDNPKTHDDDFTPKGKKNWNYKRYKVKIKKLGSVISQLGLSRSKYPPAIVGLVEVENARVVQDLVDSSNLRKHHYGFVHYDSPDERGTDVALLYNKQVFELIDSKTTPILLADEEGERDYTRDILKVSGNLHGELVHILVNHWSSRRDGADVTEHKRITSAETARAIIAEIKEKEADPKIIIMGDFNDDPTSKSVKRHLVLDDFYNPMESLLDKEKTGTLTYDGKWNLFDQIIFSKNFLEKKTGKIYFKHAEVFNKDWLKIYRGKFKGSPFRTYIGKWYQGGFSDHFPVYAFLKKKS; encoded by the coding sequence ATGTTTCCATCGATTTCTTCATCAAAACAGAAAAAAAGTATCACTACAATTGGGTTTTATAATGTAGAAAATTTATTTGATGTGGTTGACAATCCTAAAACACATGATGATGATTTTACACCAAAAGGAAAGAAAAATTGGAATTATAAGCGATATAAAGTTAAGATTAAAAAATTAGGTTCTGTAATTTCTCAATTAGGATTAAGTAGGTCTAAATATCCGCCAGCAATTGTTGGTTTGGTTGAAGTAGAAAACGCAAGAGTTGTACAAGATTTGGTAGATTCATCAAATTTGAGAAAGCATCATTATGGCTTTGTACATTACGATTCTCCTGACGAACGTGGAACTGATGTAGCTCTGTTGTACAACAAACAAGTGTTTGAATTAATCGATTCTAAAACGACACCTATTTTATTAGCTGATGAAGAAGGTGAACGAGATTATACAAGAGATATTCTAAAAGTAAGTGGAAATTTACATGGCGAATTGGTGCATATTTTGGTAAATCATTGGTCTTCTAGAAGAGATGGCGCAGATGTTACGGAGCATAAAAGAATTACTTCTGCGGAAACAGCTAGAGCTATTATTGCTGAAATAAAAGAAAAAGAAGCTGACCCTAAAATTATTATCATGGGTGATTTTAATGACGATCCAACTAGTAAAAGTGTGAAACGACATTTAGTTTTAGACGATTTTTACAATCCGATGGAAAGTTTGTTAGATAAAGAAAAAACGGGAACGTTAACGTATGATGGTAAATGGAATTTGTTTGATCAAATTATTTTTTCAAAGAATTTTTTAGAGAAAAAAACAGGTAAAATATATTTTAAACATGCCGAAGTTTTTAATAAAGATTGGCTAAAAATATATAGAGGTAAATTTAAAGGAAGTCCTTTTAGAACCTATATTGGGAAATGGTATCAAGGCGGTTTTTCAGATCATTTTCCAGTATATGCTTTTCTAAAAAAGAAAAGTTAA
- a CDS encoding CNNM domain-containing protein: protein MTLLIIYATVSIFFSFLCSILEAVLLSVTPTFINVKKNEGKAYASELEALKKDVDKPLIAILTLNTIAHTVGAILVGVQAESLPFKIDFLGINIVGIVSAIMTLLILVVSEIIPKTIGATYWKKLGNFTAKTLNMLIFPLKWTGILWLLQLTTKLIGGKNAHGSVLSREDFTAMTEIAEEEGVFQESESKVIRNMLNFKEVEAKDIMTPRTVLKTVDETQTIQTFYDENQTLRFSRIPVFKEKSDNITGYFLKDNMLEAIIKGNGEKPLSSIKREILVTKRDLPIPNLFEKLIEQREHIALVVDEYGSVSGLVSQEDVIETLLGQEIMDESDNVADLQQLARRSWERRAKRLGIIDESDKE, encoded by the coding sequence ATGACGCTGTTAATTATTTACGCAACTGTTTCTATTTTCTTTTCATTTTTATGTTCCATTTTAGAGGCTGTACTTCTAAGTGTTACACCAACATTTATTAATGTAAAAAAGAACGAAGGCAAAGCGTACGCCTCAGAATTAGAAGCATTAAAAAAAGATGTTGATAAACCTTTAATTGCTATTCTTACTCTAAATACAATTGCACACACCGTAGGTGCTATTTTAGTTGGTGTACAAGCAGAATCACTACCTTTTAAGATTGATTTTCTTGGGATAAATATTGTCGGAATTGTTTCTGCAATTATGACCCTTTTAATTTTAGTAGTTTCAGAAATCATCCCAAAAACAATTGGTGCAACCTATTGGAAAAAGCTAGGAAACTTTACAGCCAAAACATTAAATATGTTGATTTTTCCATTAAAATGGACTGGAATTTTATGGTTGTTACAATTAACTACAAAATTGATAGGAGGTAAAAATGCCCATGGTTCTGTATTAAGTAGAGAAGATTTTACAGCGATGACAGAAATTGCTGAAGAAGAAGGGGTTTTTCAAGAGTCGGAAAGTAAGGTGATTAGAAATATGCTAAACTTCAAAGAAGTTGAAGCAAAAGATATAATGACTCCAAGAACGGTTTTAAAAACTGTGGATGAAACGCAAACAATCCAAACTTTCTATGACGAAAATCAAACGTTACGTTTTTCTAGAATACCAGTTTTTAAAGAGAAATCTGATAATATTACAGGTTACTTTTTAAAAGATAATATGCTAGAAGCTATCATTAAAGGAAATGGAGAAAAGCCTTTATCATCTATAAAAAGAGAGATCTTAGTAACTAAACGTGACTTACCTATTCCTAATTTGTTTGAAAAACTAATTGAACAAAGAGAACATATAGCTTTAGTTGTTGATGAATATGGTTCTGTAAGCGGATTAGTTTCTCAAGAAGATGTGATAGAAACTTTACTGGGTCAAGAAATTATGGACGAAAGTGATAATGTTGCTGATTTACAACAATTAGCACGTAGATCTTGGGAAAGAAGAGCAAAACGTTTAGGAATTATTGATGAGAGTGATAAAGAATAA
- a CDS encoding pseudouridine synthase, with protein MNINKQEIIENICYTELVYSRINKKLNIKLTKEKIEIFILKILKETDEIFFSKTGKNFYVINSENHIRITINSNTFRIITVDEIKKTNHFHHFKEDISRIQLPEKFTFPFYYQPHLLTKIATNEIQDYLENQTDFNHNFGLNSNTEELPIGKMFGVLVVQNQQDEIGYLAAFSGKLANKSITSFFVPPIFNAHSKHSFYAKGKIELNELSKQIASLEKNPHFKNLLKKKNALSLFIDNDLKLQREKMKVARKDRKSRRKKAFKILSSDEFTIFNKKLEQESYNNQFLYKELTIYRELQLSKEKKELDIYTSKISSLKKERKQKSNLLQQKLLEKYKFLNQHNEVKSLTTIFPNHKEQKPPAGTGDCAAPKLLQYAFLNDLKPISMAEFWWGISPNTEIRKHKNFYPACQGRCKPILTHMLSDIEMDENPLIKNTSSNKKLEVIFEDDALIVVNKPTELLSVPGKEINDSVYTRIRKQFPKATGPLIVHRLDMSTSGIIVLTKTKEVNKKLQKQFLERTVKKQYIALLDGNIEGNEGEINLPLRVDLNDRPRQLVCFEHGKPAKTKWKVVDRFDNKTRIHLFPITGRTHQLRVHVSHSLGLNMPIIGDDLYGKKANRLHLHATHIEFEHPISKKRIHFTIPSNF; from the coding sequence ATGAATATCAATAAACAAGAGATTATTGAAAACATTTGTTATACTGAACTTGTTTATTCCAGGATTAATAAGAAATTAAACATCAAACTCACAAAGGAAAAAATTGAAATATTTATTCTAAAAATATTAAAAGAAACTGATGAAATATTCTTTTCCAAAACTGGAAAGAATTTTTATGTGATCAACTCAGAAAATCACATTAGAATAACCATTAATTCAAATACTTTTAGAATTATTACAGTAGATGAAATTAAAAAAACAAATCATTTTCATCATTTTAAAGAAGATATTTCTAGGATTCAACTTCCAGAAAAATTTACTTTTCCATTTTATTATCAACCTCATTTGTTAACTAAAATTGCTACAAATGAAATACAAGATTATTTAGAGAATCAAACGGATTTTAATCATAATTTTGGATTAAATTCTAATACTGAAGAATTACCCATAGGTAAAATGTTTGGTGTTTTAGTTGTTCAAAATCAGCAAGATGAAATTGGATACTTAGCTGCTTTTTCAGGAAAATTAGCAAATAAAAGTATTACATCTTTTTTTGTGCCTCCAATTTTTAATGCCCATTCTAAACATAGTTTTTATGCTAAAGGGAAAATCGAATTAAATGAATTAAGTAAACAAATAGCTTCATTAGAAAAGAATCCACATTTTAAAAACCTACTAAAAAAGAAGAATGCTCTTTCACTTTTTATTGACAATGATTTAAAGCTTCAAAGAGAAAAAATGAAAGTGGCAAGAAAAGACAGAAAAAGTCGTCGTAAAAAAGCTTTTAAAATACTATCTTCTGATGAGTTTACAATCTTCAATAAAAAACTAGAACAAGAAAGTTATAACAATCAATTTTTATACAAAGAATTAACTATCTATAGGGAACTTCAATTATCCAAAGAGAAAAAAGAATTAGACATTTATACTTCTAAAATATCTTCTTTAAAAAAAGAACGAAAGCAAAAATCTAATTTATTACAACAAAAATTATTAGAAAAATATAAATTCTTAAATCAACATAATGAAGTAAAAAGTTTGACAACTATTTTCCCAAATCATAAAGAACAAAAACCTCCAGCTGGTACTGGAGATTGTGCTGCTCCAAAATTATTACAATACGCTTTTTTAAATGATTTAAAACCCATTTCGATGGCTGAATTTTGGTGGGGAATATCACCGAATACAGAAATTAGAAAACATAAAAACTTTTATCCTGCTTGTCAAGGTCGATGTAAACCTATATTAACACATATGTTATCTGACATTGAAATGGATGAGAATCCATTGATAAAAAACACTTCATCAAACAAAAAATTAGAAGTCATTTTTGAAGACGATGCTCTAATTGTTGTTAATAAGCCTACGGAACTTTTATCTGTTCCTGGAAAAGAAATTAACGATTCTGTTTATACAAGAATAAGAAAACAATTCCCTAAAGCTACTGGTCCTTTAATTGTTCATCGATTAGATATGTCTACCTCTGGAATTATCGTTCTAACCAAAACAAAAGAAGTCAATAAAAAACTACAAAAACAATTTTTAGAGAGAACTGTTAAAAAACAATATATCGCTTTGTTAGATGGAAATATTGAAGGAAATGAGGGCGAAATAAACTTACCTTTACGAGTTGATTTAAATGATAGACCAAGACAATTAGTTTGTTTTGAACATGGAAAACCAGCAAAAACAAAATGGAAAGTTGTAGATCGTTTTGATAATAAAACAAGAATTCATTTATTTCCGATTACAGGAAGAACTCATCAATTAAGAGTACATGTTTCTCATTCTTTAGGTTTAAATATGCCAATTATCGGTGATGATTTATATGGGAAAAAAGCAAATAGGCTTCATTTACATGCTACACATATTGAATTCGAACATCCAATTTCTAAAAAGAGAATTCATTTTACTATTCCTTCGAATTTTTAA